One Podospora pseudopauciseta strain CBS 411.78 chromosome 4, whole genome shotgun sequence genomic window, TTGCAGCAGTTCAATCTTGCCTTTGATTTACTTGTAGACTTGGGCTGTGCTATCTAGGTACAGTGGTTGAATGATTATGCAATTTCCAGAAACTGAAAGGTGACATAAGATGTTCGTTGGGGCCGTGTCTACCGCTTACTTGAGTCAATGATGATAGTGCCTAGGTGGGAATATAAACTCAAGCTAGAAGGCCTTACACAAGATAATGACCGATATAACGAACCTACCCAGGGAAATGATGCTCTCGGAGGTTTTTGTATAGATATGGATTTCTTCACATGATACCTTAGGGAGTCCTATGTTGTCTAAGCCCAGTACAAATCATCTCCGTTGTTGGAGTTTAACATAGATATGTCCCTTTACCCACCCCGATATCCTGCCCTCGACCTCGTTTTCCAGTTTGATAATAAAACAGTATTTCAGGTGTCAGCATCGGCACTTATACCATATGTGATATATCCACTCGCTGCCATCATACAATCCCCTATGCCAAGCCCACATACCCTGCAATGGCGCAAGGGCCCATCCTATCAGGCAGATAAGCGAATTTGTAATCACACACGCACTCCGTATGTCTCTTGACCATGTCAGCACACCAACCGTCCACGCATATTTTCACATCCATACCTGTTCTCGACATCCTTCCACACTTAACACGCCTCTTGATAGTAGCATTTATCGAATATCAGAGACAGTACCATGGAGATGGTCTCCCAACTGAGCCGCAGAAAGGGTACGCAATTTTCCTCGTTGTCTGTGACCCCTGAAGTGGAACAATCGACTAAGATGGCTTCATAGCCTGCGACCTCTGCTTCGTCAAAAAGATCAAATGCGACATGATTAAACCTCAGTGCTCCAACTGCAAGCAATACAGCACCGAGTGCAAAACAACAGCAGTGCGTCGTCGGATTGGCCGGCCGAAAGTGGCGAGGCACGACACCAACGCCAGCGCAGAGACAGACTCACCCGATGAGCACGAAGCAGCTGCGTCAAAGGTGGACAGGTGAGCTTCTTGGTGATTAATTGAGGAAGGCCACAAGCGATGCTGATGCCACGCAGCGAGCATAGCGCCAAAATCCAGGGCCTGGAGTCACGTCTCGCCCGCATTGAGGAGCAGCTACAACAAGTCCTCAGTGTTGCCTCGGCCGCCCTCGCCAGCGCAAATCGAATTCCCGAGTCGAGGGTTATAACCATGTCCAGCGGCGAGGAGAGCGACTTTGACAACGCCGTCAGGGTACGCAATACCCTTCCTATGCCCGGCTCGTCAACCGATACATCCGGCCCCAGTGCAGGCTCGACCGCAACCTCCAGCCCAAGCGAATCCGTCATCCGCGCCTCCTCACCTAACTTGCCCCCACTAGAAGAAattctccccatcatcaacacgTACTTTTCCCAGATCAACCACGCCATCCCGTTGTTCAGCCAAGCTGAATTCATGCGCATGTTACATGACTGGTACACCCATCCCGCCCGCAGGACTTGGGCGGCATGGGCGGCTGTCAACATTGTGTTGGCTCTTGGGTCATGGATCCCCACTACGCCGATCCAAGATATGAACTTTGCCGAGGCAGAGACGGCTTTCAAGGGGTACATGAACAACGCCCAATCCGTCCTTGCCGAGCTGGTTACGCGCGAGCAAGATCTGCTGGGCCTTCAGACGTTGCTTGGACTCGTGATCCTCTACCAGACCATGGCAAACTCCAAGCAAGGAGCTGTGCTGATAGGTGCTGCTGTTCGGCTAGTCCATCGGCTGCAGATGCAAAGTAGGAACAACATCGAGGTGTCGTACCCGCAAGAGCAAGGACTGCACAGGTGTCGTTTGTTTTGGATTGCTTACATGCTTGACAAGGAAATCTCGTTGAAGCATCACACGCCGTCGATACAATTGGATGCTGATATCGACCAGGACCTTCCGTCAAGCGATCCGGCGGACGGGGTGGGCGACATATACACGGGCGACGGTCTAGTGCGGGTGAATTACTTCCGTCTGCGCGTTCGCTTGGCGCATATTCAAGGCCGAACATATGACATGCTGTACTCCACGCGGAGCAGCAAGATATCCATGGCCGAGAGACAAGCGCGCGTGATCAGACTGACATATCTGCTGGAAAACTGGAGGTCAAACATCCCGGCCGAGATGCTACCTGATGCCATCAACAGTCGCCTGGGTCGGATGGAACGCATCCTGATGTCTGCGCTATATGGGTCATTTGTTGGCTGTATGGTCATGGTGCATGGAATCTGGAGCCAGCAGGCTGCTTGGATGAAGATCATCTCGGATCGCAGCCTGATGGCGCTGCAGATGGGCAGGACCGACGAACGGAAGTCCTGCATTAACCAACAGCCCCCGCTGCCGTCGGCTTGGAAGAGATGTGTCCAGCTCAGCAGGGAATTTTCCCGAGCCCTTATGCAATTGCCCGAGAGTGATGTTAATATCTGGTAAGTGCCGCGGTATTTGTGAGGATCATTCCAGCTGACCAGATCATCAGGGCCAATTTGGCGGCATTGTTGTCGTGTCTGGTCATTATCTTGACCAACATGTTCCAGTCCCCCGGACACGAGGACTTGGAAGAAGACAGGCAGATCACCCAATGGCTGGTTCGGATGTTGAACAAAGTAAAAGACTTGTCTGTCACGGTGCCGCTCACCCAAATGCATGTTGTCGTTGCCGATCTAGAGCGGCGTGCTGAGGCGGCAGTCGCAATGGCTCAGATGAAGCGACAGGCGCTTCAGGAACGACTGCTCATGATGTCTGGCCAAGCGAGTTGGGGTCAGGAAATCGCCCAGCCTGAgcatggcgatgatgagaatgTCGAGCAACCATTGTTTTGGGATACCGAAGCAGTCGACTTTGGGGCACTGGATATGAGCAATGGTCTGGGGGGGCAGACGATTGTCGACTGGCTAGATGGCCAATATCCACAGGGGATGGATCTGGGAGAGGCCATTTCCTAAACGTCTTAATGAATGATTGACATGAAATTGCAACTGGACCTGTCCCCAAGATCGATGGCCTCTCTTGGCAAAGGGACGGCTCGCAGTGTCCACAGCCAAATCCCGGATCCACAATGACGACACCTCTTGTCGACCTTCATCCAATCAGAGTTCATCGATAACCTTATCAATTCTTGATTGACCAATGGGAGAGCTCCTGAATGCTGCTTACTGCCCCTCTgtgccctccaccacccccccccaagatgcccctcccccccgagCTGTCCGCAGCTGCTGCATGACAACGGGCCAttcccctcacctcccacgcCTCCATCCCATATTCGTCTTCGTGCCATTGACGTGCTTCATCATCTCTCCTGCGCCTGTCCCGCCTGATACCTGCTTATAAATCACCCTTGATGAGAGTGCTGTCGCGTCTTGTTCGCATTCGCAACACCCAAATAACAGCATCGGGACTGCCCCTCCACGTCCGACCGTTTGTTCCACGATTCTTTGCAACATCCATAACGACCAGAATGGCTCAGGAATACAAGCTCAAGGGCGTCACGTCCCTGGATCTCAAGCCTGGTGACAAGCAAGAAGTGGAGGTCGAGGGTCTCGATGCCAAGGTTCTCCTCTTGAACGCCGGAGGTGTTGTCCAAGCCACCGGTCCCAGGTGTACCCACTACGGAGCACCTCTTGTCAAGGGTGTGCTGGGAACAGATGGCAAGCTCACTTGCCCGTGGCACGGTGGTACGCGTCTTCCCTGCTTGACATGCTCCCATGTCGTGCTGTGCTCTTACTGATCACTGTTCTTCCCAGCCTGCTTCAACGGAAAGACCGGCGACGTCGAAGATGCCCCCGCCCTCGATGCCCTTCCCATTTTCAAGGCTACCGAGAGAGACGGCGCTGTTTACATCACCGGTGAGGCCGCTACCATCAAAGCCGGCCACCGCAAGCCCAAGTTCAAGTGCAAGGCCACGGGAGGCGACAAGGTCGTTATTGTTGGAGGTGGATCTGGAACTCTTGGGGCTGTAGAAGGCCTTCGCGAGACGGGGTACACCGGCCCCATCACAGTCATTAGCAACGAAGGTTACCTGCCCATTGACAGACCAAAGCTCAGCAAGGCTTTGTTGACCGACCTCAACAAGCTCCAGTGGAGAGACGCCGAGTGGTACAAGGAGGGCGATGTGGATATTGTTCAGGACGAGGTGGCTGGCGTGGACTTTGCCACCAAAACGGTGTCGACCAAATCTGGCGGCAAGTTTGCCTACAGCAAGCTTATTCTCGCGACGGGCGCCACGCCAAGAGTGCTTCCTCTCCAAGGCTTCAAGGTGCTGGGCAACATCTTCACCCTCAGAAACGTCCGCGATGCCGAGAACATTAACAGGGCTATTGGggagaagggcaagaagattGTTATCGTCGGGTCCTCCTTCATCGGCATGGAGTTGGCTGTGGCCACTTCCAAGGACAATGATGTGACTGTGGTGGGAATGGAACAGGTTCCACTTCAGCGGGTTCTCGGTGAGAaggttggtggtgccatCCAAAAGCTGGTGGAAAGCAAGGGCGTCAAGTTCTACATGTCGGCTGGCGTTGAGAAGGCCGAGCCCTCGGGCTCTGACCCATCCGTGGTCGGGTCAGTTCACCTGAAGGATGGCACCAAGCTTGACGCTGATCTCGTTATTTTGGGTGTTGGCGTTGTTCCGGCGACTGAGTACCTCAAAGATAACAGCGTTGTCAGgttggaggaagatggcagccTCAAGGTCGACGAGTCGTTCTCTGTGGTGGGTCTCAAGGACGTGTATGCTATTGGAGACATTGCCTCGTTCCCCTACCACGGACCCGCTGGTGACGGCAAATACGTCCGCATCGAGCACTGGAACGTTGCCCAGCAAGCTGGACGCATTGCGGCTGgacacatcaccaacccagcGCGCGCCAACCTCAAGTCGCAGCCATTCGCCCCCATCTTTTGGAGTGCCCTGGGTGCCCAGATGCGCTATTCCGGCAACACACAGGCCAGCGggtttgatgatgtggttgttCAGGGCAGCTTTGACGAGGGCAAGTGGGTGGCTTACTACACCAAGGGGGAGACTGTCGTGGCCATGGCCAGCATGGGCAAGGACCCAGTCATGGCTCAGTTTGCgcagctgctgccgctgggCAAGCTGCCGAGCAAGTCGgagttggaaagggggcTCGACTTGCTGAGTCTCGGTCCACCGAATTAGGATTGTGTGAACACAGGCTCTCAAGTTTAGGGGGGGTTGTTATCCGTGGCTTAAGGATGAGTGTATGACTTGAACACTGGGCATTTTGAATTGTTTGTGTCATGGAGGGTTCAAGTTGAACTACAAATATACGATCACTATCAAGAGGCCAATAATGCCAGCCACCTCGTTGACATGATCCATGATGATGGTACTAGTTGTTCAAAGCAaccaaccctaaccctattTGTTCAGAGGAAAAACTGTGACGTTGCTTCAGCTTGTCACAGAAAATGCGTGGCCGAGTCAACTTAGACCTGCGACAACACAACGGCCATGTTCCGCGACGATGCATTTTTCCGACGCTCTCTTTGCTTCAACCCCATTCTTTTGATGTTTATTTTTTTGAATTTGTTATTAATGAGCACAATTTTCACCGTTACCGCCCAGCTCCTGGGGTGGTCGCTTTGTTTTGTCTTGACCACCATCGCCACACTCGCCTTCTACAGGGTGTATCTGCATCCTTTGGCGGGGATACCGGGGCCGAAGCTCGCGGCAGTGTCGAATGTTTGGTTGGCaaggtgggtggtgaagggACGGGTGAGGGAGCTGACCAAGTGGTTGCATCAGACACATGGGCCTGTCGTGAGGGTTGGGCCGGGGGAGGTGTGGGTttgtggggtgggggggttcaAAGAGATTTATGGTAGGTACTGGGTACTCATCTgttggggtttggtgatTGGGATGCTGATTTGGGGGTTTTACCTACCCAATAAGGGGTCACGAGTGggtttgggaagggggagttTTATGGTGAGCTTTGAACCGACCAGAGATGGACCTTGCtttggttggaggagagaaagagactGATGGGAGAAGCAGTGGCTACGGCGTTGAATAAACCGGCTTCGGTAAACCAGTGGAACTTGGGGCTTGTGTGGCCGGATACGTTGGATTTGCTGTCGGAGTTTGATGGGAAGAGGTATCGGTTGCAGAGGAGGTTGATTGGGCCGGTGTATACTGCCAGTAATGTTAAAAGGTTTGAGGGGGcggttgatggggttgttgctgccgctgttgCGAGGCTGAAGGTCATTGAGGGCTGTGGAGGGGGCGTGGGAACGGTTGACTTGAAGGAGTGGATGCATATCATTGCTGTTGAGTGcttgggggcggtggtgctggggtggTCGCCGGGGTATATCAAGAGTGGGAGTGATGGGGGGACGAGTAAGCAGAGCTATATGGgatggaaaaggaagagCCTTTTTGGGTTGTTTCCTGTTGTGACAAAGGTGTCGCTGTTGGACTCTGGGATGGGGAAAAGGGTTGGGAAGTGGTTAGGGAGGTTTTGGGCGGATGCTTGGGGAATTACCTTTGCGACGCCAAAGGGGTTCAAACCTTTCTTCACGGTATGTGTGTGATGGTGGTCTGTCAACGGTTGAGCTGACAGAGAGTAGCCGGTGTATCAAAAGGTGTCGAAACGAATCACCGCCGCTCTGGCCCCTTCACAAAGCGCAAAAGCTAAAGTGAAGAAAAACAAATCACCGGAAGTGAAAGAGGACCTGCTCACCGACTTGATACAGCTTCACCTCTCCCGGCCTGACGAGTTTACTGACAACTACCTCCGGCGGATGGCAGTCACGAATTTCGGCGCGGGACACGAGACGTTGTGCGCTACACTAACCTCGGTTCTTGCCATGATTGGCTCGCATGCTGAAGTCGAGGCACGATGTTTTGCAGAGATTAGCAGCTGTCTGCAGGGTGGGCCACACAAGAGACGATATGATTTGGAAGATGTTACGAAACTGAGGTACACCCAAGCCGCCATCAAGGAAGCACAGAGGCTGTGGCCGGTGATAGGCATGAGCTTGCCCCGAACAGTTCCGGAGGATGGATGTGTTATAGGGGGGTATGCCATTCCAGCAGGCACAACTGTGGGCTGTAGTCCGCTTGGGCTACATGCGTTCAATGAAGATGTGTttggggtggatgggttggagTACAGACCAGAAAGGTGGCTGATTGAGGACCTGGAAAGATTAAGAGCGATGGAGAGAAGTAACTTAatttggggtgggggaggcaGGACGTGTCCAGGGAGGTATTTGGCTGAGATGATTGTCTTCAAAGTGGTCACTGCGCTGCTGGCGGAGTTTCAAGTCGAAATTGTCGAGATGCCGGAAGAAGGAAACATGGAGTGCTATTTTATGGCGATGATGTCTGGCGTGGTGGTAAAACTCAGAGAGAGGTCTCGATAACACTTGGACAGCAGAATGAGAATATCGGAAACAAAAGTCTTTCCCTACTTACATGAAGATATTTCGCCAGCCTAAGTATTACTACTAGTCCAACAACGTCAAAAGCCCAACCACACTTCACCATTGTCTACCACCTCTCAGCCTTTAATCTCAAAAATCCTGCTCACAGCCCCTACCCCATCAGCCGAATACAGGCCCAAAAATCTCCCATCATCCAACCTGAACAACCCCGGCCAATGacttcccctccccgcaGCCACCGCTGccctctccccttctccattcccatctcccaccccctcccatctcccacccccatccctgCTCAAAACaatcttcatctcccccccgtccactccctccccgccctccgaCTCACTCACCCCCTCATTCGTCATaaagctcaccaccaaaaccccccccaCGCTCACGACCTGCGGCGCGCCAGcatccttccccttcctcgccgtataaaccctcctcctcgtgcCCTGCCCCCAtgtctccccatcatcaaaactCTCCACCATACCCACcgcaaacctcctccccccctcctcctcggtagTGGTCTCAAAAACAcaaaccaacctcccctcttcctcccccccaacctcagcaacccccaccatcccatcccttgattcttttccctcccccgccctcgacaccaaaacctcctccccccaagtCCGCCCACCATCGCCACTCACCCTAAGCATGTTATCCTGCCTGTTGACCCCCCTCTCACTGCTATAGTAAACCTGCACCCTCCCCCTGCCATCCACCCTCAAAAACGGCTCCCACAACCcgttgttttctttcttcgCTGCCCGCTCAGAGGCGTGGGAGAGAAACTCCCATGTTCTTCCAAAGTCGGTGGAGACGCACAGCGTGATGCGGTAGTAGGTGTATTTTCTTGTTAGCGGGTCGATGTCGTGGTTGCGGAAGGCGTAGAGCATGTTTCCGTTGGGGAGCTGCAGGGCGAAGGGGTTGTCGATTTCGTGGGTCGACGCGTTGGCTGTCCAGATGTGAGAGAGAAAGGTCCAGGTttgggttggatgatggcTGGAGGTGCTGGCGGAGAGGGTTTTGTGGCCGTTtgagtggtgggtggtggtgtaggatGTTAGGAGTAGGGGGCtgtcgggggtgggggaggagaggttgaagagggtggtggcgcGGGGGTAGACGGCGTTCGGGTGGATGAGGATCGGGGGGGAGATTgggttgaaggagagggttggtggtggtgagcggggtgggaggaggggggttgcggcgatgagggggaggggggatagtagcaggtggaggaggaccgAAAGGTAAAAGTAAGTAATCATTGTGATTAAATAGTGGATGGCCGTATTGACAAAGGAAAATGCTTTTCGAAAGCCAAGACTGTGTAAGGTATGTGTAAAAAGTGAGAGTGAGTCCCTGACCCTGAAATGAAGCTGCCCCTGCTCTCTGACATAGATGAGAAACAAAGGTTGGGACAGAGGGATATATACATGCATCATCAGTCCATCATAAACATCATGCCGGGcagcccaaccccccccgCAATAATTATCAACAAAAGAATTTCCCCCCAGGCACCCGGGGGTTAGAGTTTGGCTCATACACAGGCTAACCAACGGCCTGGACGTTTTGCCCAAATCACTCGTACACTGACAAGAACCGGCCCCGAAGACCGGTCATCAAGCCGTCCAAACTGATGTTGGTTGGCTTCCTCGGCGGCTATTTTGGAGCTGCAAGATAACACACAACATCAGTATCACCGCTCCGGAAAGCAGCCTGGAGTGTCAAAACCGCAAGGCAGTGCAATCTCACCTCGGAAGCAAGCAAACCACGTGGCCGCAAAGGCAACACACACCACCGGATGGAGGTATCACAAGCCGTGTCGTATCAGTCAGTGGTGCCTCCCCTTCCAGAAACCCCAACTCGGGCGCGTAGGGTAAGGGGGTGTTGTGACGTGATGCACAGTTTCGGCCACCTATCGGTGTTCAACTACTACCCCTTCGCCGTGAGCGCCCTCCCACTCGGCCTCTCCACCCTGGAAAGTGACACCTCGTGTATAAAGTGTGACAGGGAAGGGTCCGACTTGGCGTATAACACCAACAGGCTCCTCACTTCTCCTTCTGTGAGCAAATCCACCGACTGGCTCAGAGTTCTCTGCCGTGGCGGTGCGTGTTCGACTTGCTGGTCGTTTTCATCTTGTGAAGGTTCGTCCCAGTCGTCACTACCGCAGTCAATTGTTTCTTGGCTCGAGgccgaggttggaggtgtgATATCCGCCAGGGGAGTTCGTGGGGTTTTGGAGAGTGGTGTTTCCGTCACGGGTTGGGTGTCGACCATGTCTTCCTGTGTCTCCTTATCCTGCCGAGGGTCTGGTGATATTCTCAGCGGAGAGACGGCGCGTCTTTTTCGGcgctgctgtggttggaaCATCTCGGCTTGTTGTCCGGGAGGTAGTGATCCTGAGAGGGATGCTGATGAAGGGGTGCGAGCGTGTCGGGGTGAACGTGGTGAGTGACTGTGAGATGATCGTGGTGATTGCAGGTGGTGAGAAGGTCGTGGTGAGTGCGGCGGTGGTCTCATCGCAGGCATATCGGCATGGCTTGATGCTGGTCGACCTGATGTCCTCCGCAACATCTGCGTCGCAGCCCTCGCCGCTGGGCTCTCACTGGCACCCCTCTCGACATGATGGCTCTGTTTCTGCACACGTCCGCTAGCCACCTGATGCCCCGCCGTTATGAACCGCACCATTCGCGGCATCTTGGGGGAGGACCGGGCGGTAGGTGGACCATTTTCGGCAGCGCCTGCTAGTCCAGGCCGGGGGTGGTTGCTGTGGCGTCTTCTTGACGATGGATGCGACGACGTCAGTGAGGACCGAGAGTGACCGCGTtcgtggctgctgctgccatgaGAGTTCATGGTCAACTCGGGAGAGTATAACATCTTGTTGTCGACCGTGTGACGGCTGTGgtgtttcttcttttcacaTGCGCATGCGTGATATTTGTGTAAAGTTGgaaataacaacaacaaagactTTGTTTGTATTTCTTTGTGCGAGGGGAACGCGCGACTGGGGGTCGTGTTTACGACAGGGATAGCGCGTCTGCGATGTGACGTTGATGCATTTCATGTCATTACCTCCCCCACTTGCCCAAAGAGGTCAAGGCAGTCACAAAGAATTGTATTGATTACACGCTCGGTATCGTTATTTCCATTCTTCTGTCAACAATCCCTCAAAACCCGCCAATATATCGCGCCCCAgccaccacgaccaccaagttcatcatcatgacTGGAACTCTCGCCCCCTCTGCACCACCCGTCGCAACACTCgtctcagcagcagccggtgTGTCCACCCCAGCGAACAgattccccctccccgactcCC contains:
- a CDS encoding hypothetical protein (EggNog:ENOG503NWH1; COG:K); translated protein: MLMPRSEHSAKIQGLESRLARIEEQLQQVLSVASAALASANRIPESRVITMSSGEESDFDNAVRVRNTLPMPGSSTDTSGPSAGSTATSSPSESVIRASSPNLPPLEEILPIINTYFSQINHAIPLFSQAEFMRMLHDWYTHPARRTWAAWAAVNIVLALGSWIPTTPIQDMNFAEAETAFKGYMNNAQSVLAELVTREQDLLGLQTLLGLVILYQTMANSKQGAVLIGAAVRLVHRLQMQSRNNIEVSYPQEQGLHRCRLFWIAYMLDKEISLKHHTPSIQLDADIDQDLPSSDPADGVGDIYTGDGLVRVNYFRLRVRLAHIQGRTYDMLYSTRSSKISMAERQARVIRLTYLLENWRSNIPAEMLPDAINSRLGRMERILMSALYGSFVGCMVMVHGIWSQQAAWMKIISDRSLMALQMGRTDERKSCINQQPPLPSAWKRCVQLSREFSRALMQLPESDVNIWANLAALLSCLVIILTNMFQSPGHEDLEEDRQITQWLVRMLNKVKDLSVTVPLTQMHVVVADLERRAEAAVAMAQMKRQALQERLLMMSGQASWGQEIAQPEHGDDENVEQPLFWDTEAVDFGALDMSNGLGGQTIVDWLDGQYPQGMDLGEAIS
- a CDS encoding hypothetical protein (EggNog:ENOG503P202; CAZy:GH93; COG:G) is translated as MHVYIPLSQPLFLIYVREQGQLHFRVRDSLSLFTHTLHSLGFRKAFSFVNTAIHYLITMITYFYLSVLLHLLLSPLPLIAATPLLPPRSPPPTLSFNPISPPILIHPNAVYPRATTLFNLSSPTPDSPLLLTSYTTTHHSNGHKTLSASTSSHHPTQTWTFLSHIWTANASTHEIDNPFALQLPNGNMLYAFRNHDIDPLTRKYTYYRITLCVSTDFGRTWEFLSHASERAAKKENNGLWEPFLRVDGRGRVQVYYSSERGVNRQDNMLRVSGDGGRTWGEEVLVSRAGEGKESRDGMVGVAEVGGEEEGRLVCVFETTTEEEGGRRFAVGMVESFDDGETWGQGTRRRVYTARKGKDAGAPQVVSVGGVLVVSFMTNEGVSESEGGEGVDGGEMKIVLSRDGGGRWEGVGDGNGEGERAAVAAGRGSHWPGLFRLDDGRFLGLYSADGVGAVSRIFEIKG
- the aif1 gene encoding Apoptosis-inducing factor 1 (EggNog:ENOG503NVZ7; COG:C), which produces MRVLSRLVRIRNTQITASGLPLHVRPFVPRFFATSITTRMAQEYKLKGVTSLDLKPGDKQEVEVEGLDAKVLLLNAGGVVQATGPRCTHYGAPLVKGVLGTDGKLTCPWHGACFNGKTGDVEDAPALDALPIFKATERDGAVYITGEAATIKAGHRKPKFKCKATGGDKVVIVGGGSGTLGAVEGLRETGYTGPITVISNEGYLPIDRPKLSKALLTDLNKLQWRDAEWYKEGDVDIVQDEVAGVDFATKTVSTKSGGKFAYSKLILATGATPRVLPLQGFKVLGNIFTLRNVRDAENINRAIGEKGKKIVIVGSSFIGMELAVATSKDNDVTVVGMEQVPLQRVLGEKVGGAIQKLVESKGVKFYMSAGVEKAEPSGSDPSVVGSVHLKDGTKLDADLVILGVGVVPATEYLKDNSVVRLEEDGSLKVDESFSVVGLKDVYAIGDIASFPYHGPAGDGKYVRIEHWNVAQQAGRIAAGHITNPARANLKSQPFAPIFWSALGAQMRYSGNTQASGFDDVVVQGSFDEGKWVAYYTKGETVVAMASMGKDPVMAQFAQLLPLGKLPSKSELERGLDLLSLGPPN
- a CDS encoding hypothetical protein (EggNog:ENOG503Q4VR; COG:Q); amino-acid sequence: MGEAVATALNKPASVNQWNLGLVWPDTLDLLSEFDGKRYRLQRRLIGPVYTASNVKRFEGAVDGVVAAAVARLKVIEGCGGGVGTVDLKEWMHIIAVECLGAVVLGWSPGYIKSGSDGGTSKQSYMGWKRKSLFGLFPVVTKVSLLDSGMGKRVGKWLGRFWADAWGITFATPKGFKPFFTPVYQKVSKRITAALAPSQSAKAKVKKNKSPEVKEDLLTDLIQLHLSRPDEFTDNYLRRMAVTNFGAGHETLCATLTSVLAMIGSHAEVEARCFAEISSCLQGGPHKRRYDLEDVTKLRYTQAAIKEAQRLWPVIGMSLPRTVPEDGCVIGGYAIPAGTTVGCSPLGLHAFNEDVFGVDGLEYRPERWLIEDLERLRAMERSNLIWGGGGRTCPGRYLAEMIVFKVVTALLAEFQVEIVEMPEEGNMECYFMAMMSGVVVKLRERSR
- a CDS encoding hypothetical protein (EggNog:ENOG503NWH1; COG:K) — encoded protein: MEMVSQLSRRKACDLCFVKKIKCDMIKPQCSNCKQYSTECKTTAVRRRIGRPKVARHDTNASAETDSPDEHEAAASKVDR